A part of Emys orbicularis isolate rEmyOrb1 chromosome 13, rEmyOrb1.hap1, whole genome shotgun sequence genomic DNA contains:
- the LOC135887386 gene encoding zinc finger protein 189-like encodes MTPVWIVSFSQQAIHTGERPYKCLDCGKSFIQRSNLVKHQAIHTGERPHKCLNCGKKFIRRSHLVKHQAIHTGERPHKCLDCGKSFIQRSQLIKHKAIHTGERPHKCLDCGKNFIWRSDLLKHQAFHTGERPHKCLDCGKSFIQRSDLIRHQAIHTGERPHKCLDCGKSFIQRSHLIKHQAIHTGERPHKCLDCGKSFIQRSNLVKHQAIHTGERPHKCLNCGKKFIRRSDLIRHQAIHTGERPHKCLVCGKNFIWRSDLLKHQAFHTGERPHKCLDCGKSFIQRSDLIRHQAIHTGERPHKCLDCGKSFIQRSHLIKHKAIHTGERPHKCLDCGKSFIQRSHLIKHQAIHTGERPHKFLDCGKSFIQKSDLIKCGRIHTGAKLL; translated from the exons atgactcctgtctggattgtctCTTTCTCCCAGCAG gcaatccacacaggggagagaccctataagtgcttggactgtgggaaaagtttcatacagaggtcaaaccttgttaaacatcaagcaatccacacaggagagagaccacatAAGTGTTTGAACTGTGGGAAAAAATTCATACGGaggtcacaccttgttaaacatcaggcaatccacacaggagagagaccccacaagtgcttagactgtgggaaaagtttcatacagaggtcacaaCTTATTAAACATaaagcaatccacacaggagagagaccccacaagtgcttggactgtgggaaaa ATTTCATATGGAGGTCAGACCTTCTTAAACATCAGGcattccacacaggagagagaccccacaaatgcttggactgtgggaaaagtttcatacagaggtcagaccttattagacatcaggcaatccacacaggagagagaccccacaagtgcttggactgtgggaaaagtttcatacagaggtcacaccttattaaacatcaagcaatccacacaggagagagaccccacaagtgcttggactgtgggaaaagtttcatacagaggtcaaaccttgttaaacatcaagcaatccacacaggagagagaccacatAAGTGTTTGAACTGTGGAAAAAAATTCATACGGAGGTCagaccttattagacatcag gcaatccacacaggggagagaccccacaagtgcttagtCTGTGGAAAAAATTTCATATGGAGGTCAGACCTTCTTAAACATCAGGcattccacacaggagagagaccccacaaatgcttggactgtgggaaaagtttcatacagaggtcagaccttattagacatcaggcaatccacacaggagagagaccccacaagtgcttggactgtgggaaaagtttcatacagaggtcacaccttATTAAACATaaagcaatccacacaggagagagaccccacaagtgcttggactgtgggaaaagtttcatacagaggtcacaccttattaaacatcaagcaatccacacaggagagagaccccataagttcttggactgtgggaaaagtttcatacagaagtCAGACCTTATTAAATgtgggagaatccacacaggagctaaacttctgtga